A window of Oscillospiraceae bacterium contains these coding sequences:
- the atpC gene encoding ATP synthase F1 subunit epsilon produces MDGDKTFLLEIITPERTFYHDQTKMVIVPAIDGELGVLHGHAPMVASLAVGEVRIQKPDGSWRTAACSDGFMRAGPEHTLITVQTAEWPEEIDVNRAKIQLMHAEEQLRQKESMREFAASKNKLARAVLRLRIGGRGSVNH; encoded by the coding sequence ATGGACGGCGACAAGACCTTTTTGCTTGAAATTATCACGCCGGAGCGTACGTTTTATCACGACCAGACAAAAATGGTGATCGTCCCCGCGATTGACGGGGAACTGGGCGTGCTACATGGGCACGCCCCGATGGTCGCTTCGTTGGCCGTCGGTGAAGTGCGGATTCAAAAGCCGGACGGCTCCTGGCGGACGGCGGCGTGTTCCGACGGGTTTATGCGCGCAGGTCCGGAACACACCTTAATCACCGTACAAACCGCCGAATGGCCCGAAGAGATCGATGTCAACCGCGCCAAAATTCAGCTGATGCACGCCGAGGAACAGTTGCGGCAAAAAGAGAGCATGAGGGAATTCGCCGCCAGTAAAAACAAACTGGCAAGAGCTGTGCTGCGCCTGCGTATCGGCGGCAGAGGCTCGGTTAATCATTGA